The Terriglobus tenax genome contains a region encoding:
- a CDS encoding TonB-dependent receptor has translation MVLLPLARNLPLFLLALFLLPAGAWAQAPSSVNGDVLDTTGALIPNAHVTLQARSGKPVEVSSDAAGQFHLSNLKPGTYTLSIAADGFRTADKTITVPARAPLHITLNVMGNVSDVNVSAEEQQLQVNTDTSNNQSATDVDRDALDRLPVFDGDYIATLSRFLSSDATGTAGVTLVVNGAEANGPGVSASGVASVKINQNPYTALYASPGRARIEITTKGGTPQFHGSVNALGRNSIFDARNPFARIKPPESRLYLEGALTGPLAIGKKTTFLVTGNHDNNRQQAIVLAATPSGDVQSNVANPTTHDFYSARVFRTLREADQLWIGYSYERRVVQNAGIGGTVLPEAGTNTRVAEHEVNIGYTRVLSPHLINQFRFLVGKNENRIDSLTPQPGIIVSGAFTGGGAQADFKRTENHADGADIVTYTRGKQEIKFGIDMPDTSRRAFIDRTNALGTYTFSSLANYTAGTPALYVTQRGQPRVTFWETIFGGIFEDTIRLRPNLSVAAGFRYYFQNYFHNVPFNIAPRLSFAYAPSAKGRTVIRGGAGFFYDRTGPAPISDLKHFDGSTLRRYIISQPAYPFPSNGTTALPTSVVQLDPRIRMPSTLQFSLGVEEQVTHSSTLSITYLGSRGMNLFRSIDANAPLPGTTVRPNPSLGQVRLIQPEGYAKGNSLEISFRGRPTSYFSGQVQYILSKSYNNTQGITYFPGSSNSPLNDWSRSDNDRRHKFDLLGTFHAKDYFTLGTALSLYSGLPVNILTGSDNNGDGVTNDRPAGVHRNALHGPGYAGLDFNLAHDFRLTKEKKSGQTLTVSVNSFNMVNRTNPTTYVGVITSPFFGRAVAAQPPRRMQFNLEWKF, from the coding sequence ATGGTTCTACTCCCCCTCGCCCGTAATCTTCCGCTGTTTCTTCTCGCGCTGTTTCTGCTTCCAGCAGGCGCGTGGGCGCAGGCGCCGTCGTCCGTAAATGGCGATGTGCTGGACACCACCGGGGCGCTGATTCCCAATGCTCATGTCACCCTGCAGGCACGCAGCGGCAAACCGGTGGAGGTCAGCTCCGACGCCGCCGGCCAGTTCCACCTCTCGAACCTGAAGCCGGGGACCTACACCCTCAGCATCGCGGCGGACGGCTTCCGCACCGCCGACAAAACCATCACCGTACCTGCACGCGCTCCGCTGCACATCACGCTGAATGTGATGGGCAATGTGTCCGACGTAAACGTGAGCGCGGAAGAGCAGCAATTGCAGGTCAATACCGACACCAGCAACAACCAGAGCGCCACGGATGTGGATCGCGACGCGCTCGACCGTCTCCCGGTCTTCGATGGCGACTACATCGCCACGCTCTCACGCTTTCTCAGCAGTGATGCCACCGGAACCGCCGGCGTCACGCTGGTGGTCAACGGAGCCGAGGCCAACGGGCCCGGAGTCTCCGCCTCCGGCGTTGCCAGCGTGAAGATCAACCAGAACCCTTACACCGCGCTCTATGCCTCGCCTGGCCGCGCCCGCATTGAGATCACCACCAAGGGCGGCACACCGCAGTTCCACGGCTCCGTGAATGCGCTTGGACGCAACTCCATCTTCGATGCGCGCAATCCCTTTGCCCGCATCAAACCGCCGGAGAGCCGCCTGTACCTTGAAGGCGCTCTGACCGGCCCGCTCGCCATCGGCAAAAAGACGACCTTCCTGGTCACCGGTAACCATGACAACAACCGGCAGCAGGCCATTGTGCTGGCCGCAACGCCGTCGGGCGATGTGCAGAGCAACGTCGCCAACCCCACCACGCACGACTTCTACTCCGCCCGCGTCTTCCGTACCCTGCGCGAAGCCGACCAGCTCTGGATCGGCTACTCCTACGAGCGGCGCGTGGTGCAGAACGCCGGCATTGGTGGCACGGTACTGCCCGAGGCCGGCACCAACACCCGCGTGGCCGAGCATGAAGTAAACATCGGCTATACACGTGTCCTCTCTCCTCACCTGATCAACCAGTTCCGCTTTCTGGTCGGCAAGAATGAGAACCGCATCGACAGCCTTACACCACAGCCGGGCATCATCGTCTCCGGCGCCTTCACCGGGGGCGGAGCGCAGGCCGATTTCAAGCGCACAGAAAATCACGCTGACGGCGCGGATATCGTGACCTACACACGCGGCAAGCAGGAGATCAAGTTCGGCATCGACATGCCTGACACCAGCCGCCGTGCCTTCATTGACAGAACCAATGCGCTGGGCACCTATACCTTCTCCAGCCTTGCCAACTACACCGCCGGAACGCCTGCGCTTTACGTCACGCAGCGCGGGCAGCCGAGGGTTACCTTCTGGGAGACGATCTTTGGCGGCATCTTCGAAGATACGATCCGCCTGCGCCCCAACCTTTCCGTCGCCGCCGGCTTCCGCTATTACTTCCAGAACTACTTCCACAACGTGCCCTTCAACATTGCTCCACGCCTGAGCTTTGCCTATGCGCCCTCCGCGAAAGGCCGCACGGTAATTCGCGGCGGAGCCGGCTTCTTCTATGACCGCACCGGCCCGGCGCCTATCTCGGACCTGAAGCACTTCGACGGCAGCACGCTGCGCAGGTATATCATCTCTCAGCCTGCGTATCCCTTCCCCTCAAATGGCACCACGGCGCTCCCCACCAGCGTGGTGCAGCTTGATCCACGCATACGCATGCCTTCCACGCTGCAGTTCAGCCTCGGTGTGGAAGAGCAGGTCACCCACAGCAGCACGCTCAGCATTACCTACCTGGGCTCACGCGGGATGAACCTGTTCCGTTCTATCGATGCCAACGCTCCTTTGCCCGGCACTACAGTGCGGCCCAATCCGTCTCTTGGCCAGGTGCGCCTCATCCAGCCGGAGGGCTACGCCAAGGGCAACTCACTCGAAATCAGCTTCCGCGGACGCCCCACCAGCTACTTTTCCGGGCAGGTGCAGTACATCCTGAGCAAGAGCTACAACAACACGCAGGGCATCACCTACTTCCCCGGCAGCAGCAACTCTCCGCTCAACGACTGGTCGCGCTCCGACAATGACCGCCGCCACAAGTTCGACCTGCTGGGCACCTTCCACGCAAAGGACTACTTCACCCTGGGCACAGCGCTATCGCTTTACTCCGGGCTTCCGGTCAACATTCTGACCGGAAGCGACAACAACGGAGACGGCGTCACCAACGACCGCCCCGCCGGCGTGCATCGCAATGCCCTGCACGGCCCCGGCTACGCGGGCCTGGACTTCAACCTGGCGCACGACTTCCGTCTGACAAAGGAGAAGAAGTCCGGCCAGACGCTGACCGTCTCCGTGAACTCCTTCAACATGGTGAACCGCACCAACCCGACAACCTACGTCGGCGTCATCACCTCGCCCTTTTTCGGCAGGGCAGTCGCAGCGCAGCCTCCGCGCCGGATGCAGTTCAACCTGGAGTGGAAGTTCTAG
- a CDS encoding SDR family NAD(P)-dependent oxidoreductase: protein MLPTLSLQGKVALITGGSRGIGAATVRLFRQAGAQVVFNYRSAAMQAMQLTEECGPEETCPVQQDLSTVEDGRALVAAAVKAFGRLDILVANHGIWPPVDQPIGSMEDSQWRTTLGVNLDSVFGLVSASTAQMQQQALDAHGTRGHIVLVASTAAQRGEAFHADYAASKGALLSLTKSLSTELAPQGILANCVAPGWVQTEMSAEALNGPSASKYLATIPLGRAAYPQEIAGPILFLCTPLAGFISGEIFNVNGGAVLVG, encoded by the coding sequence ATGCTTCCCACGCTCTCTCTTCAAGGCAAAGTAGCCCTCATCACCGGAGGCTCGCGCGGTATTGGAGCGGCCACCGTCCGCCTCTTTCGCCAGGCCGGTGCACAGGTAGTGTTCAACTACCGCTCCGCCGCAATGCAGGCCATGCAGTTGACCGAAGAGTGCGGCCCGGAAGAGACCTGCCCTGTCCAGCAGGACCTCTCCACCGTGGAGGACGGCCGCGCACTGGTCGCAGCCGCCGTCAAAGCCTTTGGCCGGCTCGACATCCTGGTCGCCAATCACGGCATCTGGCCACCTGTGGACCAGCCCATCGGCAGCATGGAAGACAGTCAATGGCGCACCACCCTCGGCGTGAACCTGGACTCGGTCTTCGGTCTCGTCTCCGCCTCTACGGCGCAGATGCAGCAGCAGGCGCTGGACGCTCACGGCACGCGCGGCCATATCGTTCTGGTAGCCAGCACTGCCGCCCAGCGGGGTGAGGCGTTCCATGCCGACTACGCCGCCAGCAAGGGAGCCCTGCTCTCGCTCACCAAGAGCCTCTCCACCGAGCTTGCGCCGCAGGGCATCCTGGCCAACTGCGTCGCTCCCGGCTGGGTGCAGACCGAGATGAGCGCTGAAGCCCTCAATGGCCCATCGGCGTCCAAGTATCTGGCGACCATTCCCCTGGGCCGTGCTGCCTACCCCCAGGAGATCGCCGGTCCGATCCTGTTTCTGTGCACACCGCTGGCCGGCTTCATCTCCGGCGAGATCTTCAATGTCAACGGCGGCGCGGTTCTGGTCGGCTAA
- the fabZ gene encoding 3-hydroxyacyl-ACP dehydratase FabZ, whose product METVATPETPAVAAPKRTMDINEVMSYLPHRYPFLLIDRVLDLEPQKRIVCLKNVTINEQFFNGHFPGQPMMPGVLMVEAMAQAGCILMMSEFEDRSDKLMVFTGIDGAKFRRPVTPGDQLRIEATVLQLRSRAVKMTGTVHVDGKLVCEATITSQMVTRTPQKKQEEPA is encoded by the coding sequence ATGGAGACTGTAGCTACCCCGGAAACGCCGGCTGTCGCCGCGCCCAAGCGGACCATGGACATCAACGAAGTGATGTCCTACCTGCCGCACCGCTATCCCTTTCTGCTGATCGACCGCGTGCTCGATCTGGAACCGCAGAAGCGCATCGTGTGCCTGAAGAACGTCACCATCAATGAGCAGTTCTTCAATGGCCACTTCCCCGGCCAGCCCATGATGCCCGGCGTGCTGATGGTGGAAGCCATGGCGCAGGCCGGCTGCATCCTGATGATGAGCGAGTTCGAAGACCGCAGCGACAAGCTGATGGTCTTCACCGGCATCGACGGCGCCAAGTTCCGCCGCCCGGTCACCCCCGGTGACCAGCTCCGCATTGAGGCCACCGTGCTACAGCTGCGCAGCCGAGCCGTCAAAATGACCGGCACCGTGCATGTAGACGGCAAGCTGGTCTGCGAAGCCACCATCACCTCGCAGATGGTGACGCGCACTCCGCAGAAGAAGCAAGAGGAACCGGCGTGA
- the lpxA gene encoding acyl-ACP--UDP-N-acetylglucosamine O-acyltransferase, translated as MSIHPTAIIAEGAVIPASCTVGPYSTIGPNVVLGENNTLVSHVVLDGHTTLGNGNRISPFACIGIPPQDLKYKGEPTRVVIGDNNDIRESANISRGTVGGGGLTQLGSGNLLMCFTHIGHDSLVGDQCIFANNATLAGHVVVGDFAVVGAFSAVHQFCSVGKYAYIGGGTMATQDVMPYSLTSATRENHAYSINKVGLERRGFTPEEIKQLRAAYRLINGSKLNMSDALAAIQEKVTAGEFGEKVAYLADFIAQSKRGVIK; from the coding sequence GTGAGCATTCACCCCACGGCGATCATTGCCGAAGGAGCGGTTATCCCCGCAAGCTGCACAGTAGGCCCTTACAGCACCATCGGGCCGAACGTGGTTCTGGGAGAGAACAATACCCTGGTCTCGCACGTTGTGCTGGACGGCCACACCACGCTTGGCAACGGCAACCGCATTTCTCCCTTCGCCTGCATCGGCATTCCTCCACAGGACCTGAAGTACAAGGGCGAGCCGACCCGCGTCGTCATCGGAGACAACAACGACATCCGCGAAAGCGCGAACATCTCGCGCGGCACCGTTGGCGGCGGTGGGCTCACGCAGCTCGGCTCCGGCAACCTGCTGATGTGCTTCACGCACATCGGGCATGACTCCCTGGTGGGCGATCAATGCATCTTCGCCAACAACGCTACGCTTGCGGGCCACGTCGTCGTTGGAGACTTCGCCGTCGTTGGCGCCTTCAGCGCGGTGCATCAGTTCTGCTCGGTGGGGAAATACGCCTACATCGGCGGCGGCACCATGGCCACGCAGGATGTGATGCCTTACTCACTGACCAGCGCCACGAGAGAGAACCACGCCTACTCCATTAACAAGGTAGGCCTGGAACGCCGCGGCTTTACACCAGAAGAGATCAAACAGCTGCGCGCTGCCTACCGCCTCATCAATGGATCGAAGCTGAACATGAGCGACGCCCTCGCCGCCATCCAGGAGAAAGTAACCGCTGGCGAGTTCGGCGAAAAAGTCGCCTACCTGGCCGATTTTATCGCCCAGAGCAAACGCGGAGTCATCAAGTGA
- a CDS encoding LpxI family protein: MSEGKLGLIAGNGRFPFLLLEAARAHGLTVVVAAIKEETEPEIDDIAARDPQVRVHWLSLGELSKLIDTFHKEGVSRAVMAGQVKHKQIFSSIRPDWRLAKLLLNLRTRNTDMLLGAVAKVLSDEGIELISSTQYLEPLLAKSGVLTARAPDEQELADIEYGRKVALGIAGFDLGQTVVIAAQACVAVEAMEGTDATIARAGEIFQSLEDESSTLARRLTVIKVAKPRQDMRFDVPVIGLKTLQTMIAAGATCLSIEAGRTLVFDQAAIVAAADAAGITIAVTPA, from the coding sequence GTGAGCGAAGGCAAACTCGGCCTGATTGCGGGGAACGGAAGGTTCCCCTTTCTCTTGCTCGAAGCCGCCCGCGCGCATGGCCTTACCGTCGTCGTCGCCGCCATCAAGGAAGAAACCGAGCCGGAGATCGACGACATCGCCGCTCGCGATCCCCAGGTGCGCGTGCACTGGCTCTCACTGGGAGAGCTCTCCAAGCTCATCGATACCTTCCACAAAGAAGGCGTCTCCCGCGCTGTGATGGCCGGCCAGGTGAAGCACAAGCAGATCTTTTCCTCCATCCGCCCGGACTGGCGGCTGGCCAAGCTGCTGCTGAACCTGCGCACCCGCAATACTGATATGCTACTGGGCGCCGTCGCCAAGGTGCTGAGCGACGAGGGCATCGAACTCATCTCGTCCACGCAATACCTCGAACCGCTGCTCGCCAAGTCCGGCGTTCTGACCGCACGCGCGCCCGACGAACAGGAGCTCGCCGACATCGAATACGGCCGCAAGGTCGCGCTCGGTATTGCTGGCTTCGACCTTGGCCAAACCGTCGTCATCGCCGCGCAGGCCTGCGTCGCCGTCGAGGCCATGGAAGGCACGGACGCCACCATTGCCCGCGCCGGCGAAATTTTTCAATCGCTCGAAGATGAGTCTTCCACGCTGGCCCGCCGTCTAACAGTCATCAAGGTAGCCAAGCCCCGGCAGGACATGCGCTTCGACGTGCCCGTTATCGGCCTGAAGACCCTTCAGACCATGATTGCGGCAGGAGCGACCTGTCTCTCCATCGAGGCCGGGCGCACCCTGGTTTTTGACCAGGCCGCAATCGTTGCAGCGGCCGACGCCGCAGGCATCACCATTGCGGTGACCCCCGCCTGA
- a CDS encoding peroxiredoxin has product MRKGWFAAVVVAGLIATGSLAIRARAAEGFLPVGSKAPEFSAISQEDKAVHLSDYKGKWVVLYFYPKDQTTGCTLEAHNFQRDMKKYEAAKAVVLGVSLDTVESHKTWCSKDTFSFKLLADPEHKVIDAYNVPIAERGTMKFAARTTYLIDPKGNVAKVWEVKDIPNHSDEILATIASHK; this is encoded by the coding sequence ATGCGTAAAGGTTGGTTTGCCGCAGTCGTTGTCGCTGGTCTTATTGCTACCGGATCGCTGGCGATCCGGGCACGTGCCGCCGAGGGCTTCCTGCCCGTCGGTTCCAAGGCGCCAGAGTTCTCAGCCATCTCGCAGGAAGATAAGGCCGTCCACCTGAGCGATTACAAGGGCAAGTGGGTCGTCCTCTACTTCTACCCCAAGGACCAGACCACCGGCTGCACCCTTGAAGCCCACAACTTCCAGCGCGACATGAAGAAGTACGAGGCCGCCAAGGCTGTCGTACTCGGCGTGAGCCTGGACACCGTCGAGAGCCACAAGACCTGGTGCAGCAAGGACACCTTCTCCTTCAAACTGCTGGCCGACCCCGAGCACAAGGTCATCGACGCCTACAACGTGCCCATCGCCGAGCGCGGCACAATGAAGTTCGCCGCCCGCACCACCTACCTGATCGACCCCAAGGGCAACGTCGCCAAGGTTTGGGAGGTCAAGGACATTCCCAACCACTCGGACGAGATCCTGGCCACAATCGCATCGCACAAGTAA